A region from the Rosa rugosa chromosome 6, drRosRugo1.1, whole genome shotgun sequence genome encodes:
- the LOC133714103 gene encoding aspartyl protease family protein 2-like, producing the protein MEEKKKTHLFFSLIFTLLLSFSAAALLDHQTLLLSPLPSAPTLSQPESFSATSEPDPDSLSLQLHHLDALSSNQTPSQLFHLRLHRDALRFTSLTSLAAARTRPSPGFSSSIVSGLSQGSGEYFTRIGVGTPPKYIYMVLDTGSDVVWLQCAPCKRCYAQTDPVFDPRKSSTSSPIPCSSPLCRKLDTPGCNSKKTCLYQVSYGDGSFTVGEFSTETLTFRRTKVPRVAVGCGHDNEGLFVGAAGLLGLGRGKLSFPSQTGPRFKSKFSYCLVDRAASSKPSSVVFGDSAVSRTARFTPLVSNPKLDTFYYVELIGISVGGTRVPGISASLFKLDPAGNGGVIIDSGTSVTRLTRSAYNSLRNAFRAGTTTLKRAPEFSLFDTCFDLSGKTEVKVPTVVLHFRGADVSLPATNYLIPVDSSGTFCFAFAGTMGGLSIIGNIQQQGFRVVYDLAGSRVGFAPRGCA; encoded by the coding sequence atggaggagaagaagaaaacccATCTCTTCTTTTCCCTCATCTTCACtctcctcctctccttctccgCCGCCGCCCTCCTCGACCACCAGACCCTCCTCCTCTCCCCCCTCCCCTCCGCCCCCACTCTCTCCCAACCCGAATCCTTCTCCGCAACCTCCGAACCCGACCCGGACTCCCTCTCCCTCCAGCTCCACCACCTCGACGCCCTCTCCTCCAACCAAACCCCCTCCCAGCTCTTCCACCTCCGCCTCCACCGCGACGCCCTCCGCTTCACCTCCCTCACCTCCCTCGCCGCCGCCCGCACCCGCCCCTCCCCCGGCTTCAGCTCCTCCATCGTCTCCGGCCTCTCCCAGGGCAGCGGCGAGTACTTCACCCGCATCGGCGTCGGCACTCCCCCCAAATACATCTACATGGTCCTCGACACCGGCTCCGACGTCGTTTGGCTCCAGTGCGCCCCCTGCAAACGCTGCTACGCCCAGACCGACCCGGTTTTCGACCCGAGAAAATCATCCACCTCCTCCCCCATCCCCTGCTCCTCCCCCCTCTGCCGCAAGCTCGACACCCCCGGCTGCAACTCCAAGAAGACCTGCCTCTACCAAGTCTCCTACGGCGACGGCTCCTTCACCGTCGGCGAGTTCTCCACCGAAACCCTGACCTTCCGCCGCACCAAAGTCCCGCGCGTCGCCGTCGGCTGCGGCCACGACAACGAAGGCCTCTTCGTCGGCGCCGCCGGTCTGTTAGGTCTCGGCCGCGGGAAGCTATCGTTCCCCTCCCAGACCGGTCCCCGGTTCAAGTCCAAATTCTCCTACTGCCTCGTAGACCGGGCCGCCTCCTCCAAACCCTCCTCCGTCGTTTTCGGCGACTCGGCCGTTTCCCGAACCGCCCGGTTCACTCCTCTCGTCTCCAACCCGAAGCTCGACACGTTCTACTACGTCGAACTCATCGGTATCAGCGTCGGCGGGACACGTGTCCCGGGAATCTCGGCCTCGTTGTTCAAACTCGACCCGGCTGGAAACGGCGGGGTCATAATCGACTCGGGCACGTCCGTGACCCGGTTGACCCGATCCGCTTACAACTCCCTAAGGAATGCTTTCCGGGCCGGAACCACGACCCTGAAGCGGGCGCCCGAGTTTTCTCTCTTCGACACTTGCTTTGATCTCTCCGGGAAGACGGAGGTGAAGGTTCCGACGGTGGTGCTGCATTTCCGAGGCGCCGACGTGTCGTTGCCGGCGACGAACTACTTGATTCCGGTGGATAGTAGCGGCACCTTCTGCTTTGCTTTTGCGGGTACGATGGGCGGGTTGTCCATAATTGGGAATATCCAGCAGCAAGGGTTTCGGGTGGTTTATGACTTGGCGGGTTCGCGGGTCGGGTTCGCTCCACGTGGGTGCGCTTAA
- the LOC133714105 gene encoding cyclic pyranopterin monophosphate synthase, mitochondrial isoform X2 has product MFLRRMAVSFSHSRRFLSSSSSNSSIDIAKAIDELNKEMESVFGEPPADSGLASSARNDVTAQEPELASREKREDTHGLTHIGSTGEAQMVDVSPKQSTKRTAVSSGKVLLGKQVFDLVLANQMAKGDVLSVAKIAGINGAKHTSSLIPLCHNIPLTHVRVDLTLNPKDFSVDIEAEASSTGKTGVEMEAMTAVSVAGLTVYDMCKAASKSIHITDIRLESKAGGKSGDWSREE; this is encoded by the exons ATGTTTCTTCGGCGAATGGCGGTTTCGTTTTCTCACTCGAGAAGGTTTCTTAGTAGCAGTAGCAGTAACAGCAGCATTGATATTGCGAAAGCGATTGATGAGCTGAACAAG GAAATGGAATCCGTATTTGGTGAACCTCCAGCAGATAGTGGGCTTGCCAGTTCTGCAAGAAATGATGTTACAGCTCAAGAACCTGAGTTAGCATCTCGAGAAAAACGGGAAGATACGCATGGCCTAACCCACATTGGCAGTACAGGGGAGGCTCAAATGGTGGATGTTTCTCCCAAACAAAGTACCAAGAGAACTGCCGTTTCTAGTGGCAAGGTACTTCTTGGCAAGCAAGTGTTTGATTTGGTCTTAGCCAACCAGATGGCCAAGGGAGATGTCCTTAGTGTGGCCAAGATTGCTGGAATAAATGGAGCAAAGCACACAAGCAGTCTCATCCCGCTATGCCACAACATACCACTGACCCATGTCCGCGTTGATCTGACTCTAAATCCCAAGGATTTCAGTGTGGACATCGAAGCAGAAGCAAGTTCAACCGGGAAAACTGGGGTCGAAATGGAAGCAATGACTGCTGTGAGTGTTGCTGGCCTAACAGTCTATGATATGTGCAAAGCTGCTTCGAAGTCTATACATATCACTGATATAAGACTTGAGAGTAAAGCTGGTGGGAAGAGTGGAGACTGGTCCAGGGAGGAGTAA
- the LOC133714105 gene encoding cyclic pyranopterin monophosphate synthase, mitochondrial isoform X1, with protein sequence MLIYFVDWIMILVVMFLRRMAVSFSHSRRFLSSSSSNSSIDIAKAIDELNKEMESVFGEPPADSGLASSARNDVTAQEPELASREKREDTHGLTHIGSTGEAQMVDVSPKQSTKRTAVSSGKVLLGKQVFDLVLANQMAKGDVLSVAKIAGINGAKHTSSLIPLCHNIPLTHVRVDLTLNPKDFSVDIEAEASSTGKTGVEMEAMTAVSVAGLTVYDMCKAASKSIHITDIRLESKAGGKSGDWSREE encoded by the exons ATGCTTATCTACTTTGTCGACTGGATTATG ATTTTGGTGGTCATGTTTCTTCGGCGAATGGCGGTTTCGTTTTCTCACTCGAGAAGGTTTCTTAGTAGCAGTAGCAGTAACAGCAGCATTGATATTGCGAAAGCGATTGATGAGCTGAACAAG GAAATGGAATCCGTATTTGGTGAACCTCCAGCAGATAGTGGGCTTGCCAGTTCTGCAAGAAATGATGTTACAGCTCAAGAACCTGAGTTAGCATCTCGAGAAAAACGGGAAGATACGCATGGCCTAACCCACATTGGCAGTACAGGGGAGGCTCAAATGGTGGATGTTTCTCCCAAACAAAGTACCAAGAGAACTGCCGTTTCTAGTGGCAAGGTACTTCTTGGCAAGCAAGTGTTTGATTTGGTCTTAGCCAACCAGATGGCCAAGGGAGATGTCCTTAGTGTGGCCAAGATTGCTGGAATAAATGGAGCAAAGCACACAAGCAGTCTCATCCCGCTATGCCACAACATACCACTGACCCATGTCCGCGTTGATCTGACTCTAAATCCCAAGGATTTCAGTGTGGACATCGAAGCAGAAGCAAGTTCAACCGGGAAAACTGGGGTCGAAATGGAAGCAATGACTGCTGTGAGTGTTGCTGGCCTAACAGTCTATGATATGTGCAAAGCTGCTTCGAAGTCTATACATATCACTGATATAAGACTTGAGAGTAAAGCTGGTGGGAAGAGTGGAGACTGGTCCAGGGAGGAGTAA
- the LOC133714102 gene encoding lysine-specific demethylase JMJ27-like isoform X2 — MESSPPHDRRCKRVAGTKSRPGELKSNGDKKIKRDSEVVEEDRRCNRRAGAWRCGEAAAVGKPMCRHHLAQSKSYQERKKKREGSGDSDSGEEDGRDRKINAGGSENKKKKKRRRTASESESESEHRSRNRTVKAKVNGKSADSGSVMKKSKLKEEKPKPMEKGESNKIKGSLMCHQCQRNDKSGVVHCSLCKSKRFCYECIERWYPGKSREEFLDACPFCRGNCNCKACLREFLVKPCREVEPSVKLQRLLYLLYKALPVLRHIYSEQSSELEIEAKIRGVHLTEMDIKRTKVHQNERMYCDNCSTSIVDFHRSCPNPNCSYDLCLTCCKELRDGRQPGGNEGETSHQQALERAHKEVKGHCWESKVASTSDDSKVDPSISFPNWRADSDGSIPCPPKERGGCGNAKLELRRKFKANWVMKLLKNAEDVTTDFKWQEVDISQGCSWCQPNDSEETNDRKPERRQAAFRKNSHDNFLYCPDAIDISDDEIEHFQRHWMKGEPVIVRNVLDKTSGLSWEPMVMWRAFRETGANVKFKEETKSVKAIDCLDWNEVEINIHQFFTGYLAGRMHKDKWPEMLKLKDWPSSTLFEERLPRHCAEFIAALPYSDYTDPKDSNAGILNLATRLPEGSLKPDMGPKTYIAYGFSEELGRGDSVTKLHCDMSDAVNVLTHTATVKIEPWQHNAIKNLKSKHEAEDLCELYNEKNHKKGRVRGTLLKKTRNVLVKGADSSEYTKSGKVVENDHLVSTLQDGKGNKLDRAQSCRTSLLSDSVDPGILRSDETEYVPEPLATTELNEVKVASVDHQRDDVLKSTSPRANGVEKEQERVQCSSDMIGGRLEGKDASRDASVNTHATKDFKGSDKLDIVRGGAVWDIFRIQDTPKLIEYLEKHKKKFRHLNNHPVDSVVHPIHDQTLYLNERHKKQLKEEFDVEPWTFEQHLGEAVFIPAGCPHQVRNRQSCIKVALDFVSPENLEVCLRLTEEFRLLPKTHRAKEDKLEVKKMTLYAVSSALREAKNLMLGLGTSNAEKDDK; from the exons ATGGAATCATCGCCGCCGCACGACCGCCGGTGCAAGCGCGTCGCCGGCACGAAGTCGCGGCCCGGCGAGCTCAAGAGCAACGGGGATAAGAAGATCAAGAGAGACAGTGAAGTGGTGGAGGAGGATCGCCGCTGCAATCGCCGCGCCGGAGCGTGGCGGTGCGGCGAGGCGGCGGCGGTTGGGAAGCCGATGTGCCGACATCACTTGGCGCAGAGCAAGAGTTACCAGGAgaggaagaaaaagagagagggaaGCGGAGACAGTGATTCCGGCGAAGAAGACGGACGTGACCGGAAAATCAACGCCGGCGGATCggagaataagaagaagaagaagaggaggaggaccGCGAGTGAGTCTGAGTCGGAGTCGGAGCACAGGTCGAGGAATCGGACTGTGAAAGCGAAGGTGAATGGTAAATCTGCAGATTCCGGTAGTGTTATGAAGAAGAGTAAACTAAAAGAGGAAAAGCCAAAGCCAATGGAAAAG GGTGAGTCTAACAAAATCAAGGGGAGCTTGATGTGTCACCAGTGTCAGCGGAACGATAAGAGTGGTGTTGTACACTGCTCTCTGTGTAAATCAAAGCGGTTTTGCTATGAGTGCATTGAAAGATG GTACCCTGGGAAATCAAGAGAGGAATTTTTGGATGCTTGCCCATTTTGCCGTGGCAACTGCAACTGCAAAGCGTGCCTGCGCGAGTTTTTGGTTAAA CCTTGCCGAGAAGTTGAGCCCAGTGTTAAGTTACAGCGACTGCTTTACCTGTTATATAAGGCTTTGCCTGTGCTGAGGCATATATATAGTGAGCAGAGCTCTGAACTGGAGATAGAAGCCAAAATCAGAG GTGTACACTTAACTGAAATGGACATAAAGAGAACTAAAGTACACCAAAATGAGCGAATGTACTG TGACAATTGTTCTACATCTATTGTGGATTTCCACAGAAGCTGTCCAAACCCCAATTGTTCCTATGACCTGTGTCTTACTTGTTGCAAAGAGCTAAGGGACGGTCGGCAACCTGGAGGTAATGAAGGAGAAACATCTCACCAGCAAGCTCTAGAAAGAGCTCATAAAGAAGTGAAAGGACATTGCTGGGAGAGTAAAGTTGCCTCTACTTCTGATGATTCTAAAGTGGACCCATCCATTTCTTTTCCTAATTGGAGAGCTGATTCTGATGGCAGTATTCCATGCCCTCCAAAAGAACGTGGAGGTTGTGGCAATGCGAAGCTGGAATTGAGGCGTAAATTCAAAGCTAATTGGGTAATGAAGCTGCTAAAAAATGCAGAAGATGTTACTACTGACTTCAAGTGGCAAGAAGTTGATATTTCTCAAGGATGTTCCTGGTGCCAGCCAAATGATTCCGAGGAAACCAATGATAGGAAGCCTGAAAGGAGGCAAGCAGCTTTCAGGAAAAACAGTCATGATAACTTCTTATACTGTCCAGATGCTATTGACATTTCAGACGATGAGATCGAGCATTTTCAGAGGCACTGGATGAAAGGGGAACCGGTGATTGTCAGAAATGTTCTTGACAAGACATCTGGTCTTAGTTGGGAACCTATGGTTATGTGGAGGGCTTTCAGAGAAACGGGTGCTAATGTAAAGTTCAAAGAGGAGACTAAAAGTGTAAAAGCCATTGATTGCTTGGATTGGAATGAG GTTGAGATTAATATTCACCAATTTTTCACGGGCTACTTAGCGGGTCGCATGCATAAAGATAAGTGGCCAGAGATGTTAAAATTAAAGGATTGGCCATCATCAACTTTGTTTGAGGAACGCTTGCCAAGACACTGTGCGGAATTCATTGCAGCGCTCCCCTACAGTGACTATACTGATCCCAAAGATTCAAATGCTGGTATTCTCAATCTTGCTACAAGACTTCCTGAAGGGTCGCTGAAACCTGATATGGGACCAAAAACATACATTGCTTATGGATTCTCCGAAGAGCTTGGTAGAGGTGATTCAGTGACTAAGCTGCACTGCGATATGTCTGATGCG GTAAATGTTCTGACACACACAGCAACAGTGAAGATTGAACCGTGGCAGCACAATGCCATAAAGAATTTGAAGAGCAAACATGAAGCTGAAGACCTTTGTGAACTCTACAATGAAAAAAATCACAAGAAGGGCAGGGTTAGAGGAACATTGTTGAAGAAAACTCGCAACGTCCTGGTTAAGGGTGCTGATTCTTCTGAATATACTAAAAGTGGTAAAGTTGTGGAGAATGACCATCTAGTGTCAACTCTGCAGGATGGGAAGGGAAACAAACTGGACAGAGCACAGTCATGTAGAACTTCACTTTTGTCAGATTCTGTCGATCCAGGCATCCTTAGATCTGATGAAACAGAATATGTTCCGGAACCTCTTGCTACTACTGAACTAAATGAAGTAAAGGTTGCGAGTGTTGATCATCAGAGGGATGATGTGCTAAAATCCACCTCGCCTCGTGCAAATGGAGTTGAAAAAGAGCAAGAGCGTGTTCAATGTTCCAGTGACATGATCGGTGGAAGGCTTGAAGggaaagatgcttcaagggaTGCAAGTGTAAACACGCATGCAACAAAGGATTTCAAAGGTAGTGACAAGTTGGACATTGTCCGTGGTGGTGCTGTTTGGGACATCTTTCGTATCCAGGACACTCCCAAGTTAATAGAGTACCTGgagaaacacaaaaaaaaatttcgccaCCTTAATAATCATCCTGTAGATTCT GTTGTTCATCCTATTCATGATCAGACTCTGTACTTGAATGAGAGACATAAGAAACAACTAAAGGAGGAGTTCG ATGTGGAGCCTTGGACATTTGAGCAACATCTTGGTGAGGCAGTTTTTATTCCAGCGGGATGTCCTCATCAAGTGCGAAATAGACAA TCTTGTATAAAGGTAGCACTTGATTTTGTATCTCCTGAGAATCTTGAAGTATGTCTGCGATTAACTGAAGAGTTCCGTTTACTCCCAAAAACCCACAGAGCCAAGGAAGATAAATTGGAG GTGAAGAAGATGACACTCTATGCTGTAAGTTCAGCACTGCGAGAAGCCAAAAATTTGATGCTGGGGCTTGG AACGTCAAATGCAGAGAAAGATGACAAGTAG
- the LOC133714102 gene encoding lysine-specific demethylase JMJ27-like isoform X1 produces MESSPPHDRRCKRVAGTKSRPGELKSNGDKKIKRDSEVVEEDRRCNRRAGAWRCGEAAAVGKPMCRHHLAQSKSYQERKKKREGSGDSDSGEEDGRDRKINAGGSENKKKKKRRRTASESESESEHRSRNRTVKAKVNGKSADSGSVMKKSKLKEEKPKPMEKGESNKIKGSLMCHQCQRNDKSGVVHCSLCKSKRFCYECIERWYPGKSREEFLDACPFCRGNCNCKACLREFLVKPCREVEPSVKLQRLLYLLYKALPVLRHIYSEQSSELEIEAKIRGVHLTEMDIKRTKVHQNERMYCDNCSTSIVDFHRSCPNPNCSYDLCLTCCKELRDGRQPGGNEGETSHQQALERAHKEVKGHCWESKVASTSDDSKVDPSISFPNWRADSDGSIPCPPKERGGCGNAKLELRRKFKANWVMKLLKNAEDVTTDFKWQEVDISQGCSWCQPNDSEETNDRKPERRQAAFRKNSHDNFLYCPDAIDISDDEIEHFQRHWMKGEPVIVRNVLDKTSGLSWEPMVMWRAFRETGANVKFKEETKSVKAIDCLDWNEVEINIHQFFTGYLAGRMHKDKWPEMLKLKDWPSSTLFEERLPRHCAEFIAALPYSDYTDPKDSNAGILNLATRLPEGSLKPDMGPKTYIAYGFSEELGRGDSVTKLHCDMSDAVNVLTHTATVKIEPWQHNAIKNLKSKHEAEDLCELYNEKNHKKGRVRGTLLKKTRNVLVKGADSSEYTKSGKVVENDHLVSTLQDGKGNKLDRAQSCRTSLLSDSVDPGILRSDETEYVPEPLATTELNEVKVASVDHQRDDVLKSTSPRANGVEKEQERVQCSSDMIGGRLEGKDASRDASVNTHATKDFKGSDKLDIVRGGAVWDIFRIQDTPKLIEYLEKHKKKFRHLNNHPVDSVVHPIHDQTLYLNERHKKQLKEEFDVEPWTFEQHLGEAVFIPAGCPHQVRNRQSCIKVALDFVSPENLEVCLRLTEEFRLLPKTHRAKEDKLEVKKMTLYAVSSALREAKNLMLGLGEYCWTWRCILNWLVAPSSILVRAVGGLQKLIS; encoded by the exons ATGGAATCATCGCCGCCGCACGACCGCCGGTGCAAGCGCGTCGCCGGCACGAAGTCGCGGCCCGGCGAGCTCAAGAGCAACGGGGATAAGAAGATCAAGAGAGACAGTGAAGTGGTGGAGGAGGATCGCCGCTGCAATCGCCGCGCCGGAGCGTGGCGGTGCGGCGAGGCGGCGGCGGTTGGGAAGCCGATGTGCCGACATCACTTGGCGCAGAGCAAGAGTTACCAGGAgaggaagaaaaagagagagggaaGCGGAGACAGTGATTCCGGCGAAGAAGACGGACGTGACCGGAAAATCAACGCCGGCGGATCggagaataagaagaagaagaagaggaggaggaccGCGAGTGAGTCTGAGTCGGAGTCGGAGCACAGGTCGAGGAATCGGACTGTGAAAGCGAAGGTGAATGGTAAATCTGCAGATTCCGGTAGTGTTATGAAGAAGAGTAAACTAAAAGAGGAAAAGCCAAAGCCAATGGAAAAG GGTGAGTCTAACAAAATCAAGGGGAGCTTGATGTGTCACCAGTGTCAGCGGAACGATAAGAGTGGTGTTGTACACTGCTCTCTGTGTAAATCAAAGCGGTTTTGCTATGAGTGCATTGAAAGATG GTACCCTGGGAAATCAAGAGAGGAATTTTTGGATGCTTGCCCATTTTGCCGTGGCAACTGCAACTGCAAAGCGTGCCTGCGCGAGTTTTTGGTTAAA CCTTGCCGAGAAGTTGAGCCCAGTGTTAAGTTACAGCGACTGCTTTACCTGTTATATAAGGCTTTGCCTGTGCTGAGGCATATATATAGTGAGCAGAGCTCTGAACTGGAGATAGAAGCCAAAATCAGAG GTGTACACTTAACTGAAATGGACATAAAGAGAACTAAAGTACACCAAAATGAGCGAATGTACTG TGACAATTGTTCTACATCTATTGTGGATTTCCACAGAAGCTGTCCAAACCCCAATTGTTCCTATGACCTGTGTCTTACTTGTTGCAAAGAGCTAAGGGACGGTCGGCAACCTGGAGGTAATGAAGGAGAAACATCTCACCAGCAAGCTCTAGAAAGAGCTCATAAAGAAGTGAAAGGACATTGCTGGGAGAGTAAAGTTGCCTCTACTTCTGATGATTCTAAAGTGGACCCATCCATTTCTTTTCCTAATTGGAGAGCTGATTCTGATGGCAGTATTCCATGCCCTCCAAAAGAACGTGGAGGTTGTGGCAATGCGAAGCTGGAATTGAGGCGTAAATTCAAAGCTAATTGGGTAATGAAGCTGCTAAAAAATGCAGAAGATGTTACTACTGACTTCAAGTGGCAAGAAGTTGATATTTCTCAAGGATGTTCCTGGTGCCAGCCAAATGATTCCGAGGAAACCAATGATAGGAAGCCTGAAAGGAGGCAAGCAGCTTTCAGGAAAAACAGTCATGATAACTTCTTATACTGTCCAGATGCTATTGACATTTCAGACGATGAGATCGAGCATTTTCAGAGGCACTGGATGAAAGGGGAACCGGTGATTGTCAGAAATGTTCTTGACAAGACATCTGGTCTTAGTTGGGAACCTATGGTTATGTGGAGGGCTTTCAGAGAAACGGGTGCTAATGTAAAGTTCAAAGAGGAGACTAAAAGTGTAAAAGCCATTGATTGCTTGGATTGGAATGAG GTTGAGATTAATATTCACCAATTTTTCACGGGCTACTTAGCGGGTCGCATGCATAAAGATAAGTGGCCAGAGATGTTAAAATTAAAGGATTGGCCATCATCAACTTTGTTTGAGGAACGCTTGCCAAGACACTGTGCGGAATTCATTGCAGCGCTCCCCTACAGTGACTATACTGATCCCAAAGATTCAAATGCTGGTATTCTCAATCTTGCTACAAGACTTCCTGAAGGGTCGCTGAAACCTGATATGGGACCAAAAACATACATTGCTTATGGATTCTCCGAAGAGCTTGGTAGAGGTGATTCAGTGACTAAGCTGCACTGCGATATGTCTGATGCG GTAAATGTTCTGACACACACAGCAACAGTGAAGATTGAACCGTGGCAGCACAATGCCATAAAGAATTTGAAGAGCAAACATGAAGCTGAAGACCTTTGTGAACTCTACAATGAAAAAAATCACAAGAAGGGCAGGGTTAGAGGAACATTGTTGAAGAAAACTCGCAACGTCCTGGTTAAGGGTGCTGATTCTTCTGAATATACTAAAAGTGGTAAAGTTGTGGAGAATGACCATCTAGTGTCAACTCTGCAGGATGGGAAGGGAAACAAACTGGACAGAGCACAGTCATGTAGAACTTCACTTTTGTCAGATTCTGTCGATCCAGGCATCCTTAGATCTGATGAAACAGAATATGTTCCGGAACCTCTTGCTACTACTGAACTAAATGAAGTAAAGGTTGCGAGTGTTGATCATCAGAGGGATGATGTGCTAAAATCCACCTCGCCTCGTGCAAATGGAGTTGAAAAAGAGCAAGAGCGTGTTCAATGTTCCAGTGACATGATCGGTGGAAGGCTTGAAGggaaagatgcttcaagggaTGCAAGTGTAAACACGCATGCAACAAAGGATTTCAAAGGTAGTGACAAGTTGGACATTGTCCGTGGTGGTGCTGTTTGGGACATCTTTCGTATCCAGGACACTCCCAAGTTAATAGAGTACCTGgagaaacacaaaaaaaaatttcgccaCCTTAATAATCATCCTGTAGATTCT GTTGTTCATCCTATTCATGATCAGACTCTGTACTTGAATGAGAGACATAAGAAACAACTAAAGGAGGAGTTCG ATGTGGAGCCTTGGACATTTGAGCAACATCTTGGTGAGGCAGTTTTTATTCCAGCGGGATGTCCTCATCAAGTGCGAAATAGACAA TCTTGTATAAAGGTAGCACTTGATTTTGTATCTCCTGAGAATCTTGAAGTATGTCTGCGATTAACTGAAGAGTTCCGTTTACTCCCAAAAACCCACAGAGCCAAGGAAGATAAATTGGAG GTGAAGAAGATGACACTCTATGCTGTAAGTTCAGCACTGCGAGAAGCCAAAAATTTGATGCTGGGGCTTGG AGAGTACTGTTGGACTTGGAGGTGCATTTTGAACTGGCTAGTTGCTCCGAGTAGCATTTTGGTGAGGGCAGTTGGTGGTTTGCAAAAACTAATCTCCTGA